The Pirellulales bacterium genomic interval GCGAGAGATTCTGAAACGTCGCCCGAGCTAGTGGATGGCTCGAACTCTTGCCTGTTCAGCATGCTACGTCGAGCGCAAGGGATTCCGGTACGTCGCGCATTTCTGACGCCGAAGGCGTCAAACAATATAGCCCAGGGCAACGCCCTGGGTGAATTTCGCGTCCATGTTCGTCGTTATTGAGCCCTGTAGGGGCGGCACAATGAATCGAAAGACGCGCGGAATTGTATCGCCCTTTCAGGGCTCGGCTCATTGGTTTGTGCATGTGGCCCCAGGGCGTTGCCCTGGGCTGACTTATTGCACACCTTTGGTGTGCGACTCTCAAAACACAACGCGTGAAATGCGGGGATGCCCCACGGTGAGCTTGGCAATAACACCCGAATCCCGCGGTAAATGTGTGACGGTCCACCGGTGCTAAGCCGGCGACCAGCCGGGCTGGGGGCGCTCGAAAACGCGTGGCGGCTTGCCGCCGGCAAGCTTTTCGATCGCCGCCGCGTGCGCGGCAACGGCTTCCTGAGTTGTCAGCACGTCGAAAGCCAGGTCGAAACTCTGCGACGCGCCGGGCTGGAGTGTCGGCACGCGCCCCTGCTGCTCTTCGAACGAGCGAACGTTCGGGTAATTCGTCCCCGGTTCGAGTCCGGTGACGTATCCGTCCGACCCTGGCTGCTGCAATTTCCATTGCGTGAAGCAGGGAAGTTGCCGGGTATTGAAATGTAGCGCCGCTGCACGGTCGTCAGCCGCCTTGAGCAGCACGTTCGTGCGCCCTTCGGCATCCGCGGCTAGCGTGAAGAAATGAACGAATTCTCCGAGCCCTGCTTCCCCAGGTCCGTATGTGTTCCAGCGCGCCACGTCTGTCGCCGAATGCGATGTCTGCGGTACCACGTTCACGGCCGGCGCCACGAGCGTCGCGCCTGGCTGCAAAAAGGGCAAGCCGAAATTGATGTGGTACAAGAGCTCGAAATCCGTCGGCTCGCTCGACAGGTTCGTTACTTCGTCATGAATCGAGAAGCTTGGCTCGCCGCCGCGCAATCGCACTGTCGACGTCAGCCGCAGCTTGCGGCCGAACAGCCGTGACTCGTCCACGATACCGCTGACGCTGATCTCGCCGGTTTGACCGTCGACGGAGATTTCGACGCGATGCGCCGGCGTATTTGCGATCCGGCCGTGCAAGGGATGCACCAGGCGGCCCGCTTCATTCCATTCGGGGCCGCCGTTCGATTCCAGCCCGCAGCGGCACAGCCATTCGTCGAAGCCGGCCAGCCAGCCGATGCCCGATCCTTCGAACAAATTGACGAACGTCGGATGCACCGGGCCGCGCACGGGCGATTGCCAGCCAAGCTCGACGTCGCCGCAGAATACCTTGTGAATGCCCATGCCGCGCGTCGGTAGCAGCACTAAGCGCACGGCGCCGTTTTCTACCTCGATGACGTCAACGCCATCGCCGAGGCCGCCGCGCAGCACGTACTTCTTGACACGCAATCCGCGCACCAGCTCGCCCGTGAAATCGGCCGGCCCCCGTTCCAATTCCGGCACAAACACCCGCTGGTCGACGTCGGTCAGCAGCCACGACTGGCTCATGCTATGCATCCCTGGCAAAATGGGCTCGATCTCGGCAATGGGCGACTTCCTGCTGTCGCGCCGTCACGGTAAGGCCATGAATCTACGGATTGCGAGTCGATCTGGCCAGGACCAAGGGACGTTGGACCGTCATTTCACCAAGGTCGTGGCGGCTTTGCCTTCTTCTTGCACCAGGAACACGAGCAGCCTGGCCGGCTTCGACTTGCTGGCGTTGCGGCTGACGACGTGGATCGTGCCGGGCGGTTCGTACCACATGTCCCCCTGCTTGAAGGTCTTTAGTTCCTCTCCTTGCAGCTGGCTCTCGACCATGCCTTCGAGCACGTAGGCAAACACAGCCACGTCGTGCCGGTGCTTGGGCGAGGCGCCTCCCGCGGCATAATTGACCGTAATTACGTTCACCTTGCGAAAATCGCCCTGCGGCAACATCTGCTCGAAGACCTTGGCGATCGCGCTGCCGCTGCCGGGCGGAGTAACCTTCGCATCTTCGTCTTCATGCGAGAGAGCCAAGGACGTTGCCACGATCAGAACAAATGCGGCAATGGTGCCGGTCCAGACAAGGGGCGTTCGCAGTAAGGACATGGTCGATCTCCCAATGTTGGTGGGGGCGAAGGTCGTGGCGCGCATATTTTAACGCCTCGGTCCAATGGATTGACGGTCCACAGGCGTCGTGTGTGACGCGTTCCACGACCTTTCGGGCTGCTTGCGAACCGTTTCCCTAACGAATAAAACAAGTCCTTTCCAGGTAACCGTTTGCCGGGCGTTCTGCCGGGCATTTTCTCCTAGGAGTTTCGGCCGGATATGGCGACAGCGACCGTTTCTACCAAAGACGTGGTGGCCAAGGACAACGTAGCGAAGATTCTCGATGCCGCGCTCGACGCCGGCGGCGGACTGTTGCGGCTTACGCCTACCTGGGTGCCGCGCAGCTTCTTGCACCCGGGCAAACGCATCAAGCTGGCGCCGACCGACTGGTACGCCTACGGCGCTCACCGCGGCGGCATCGACGAGCGCTGGTTTGCCAGTACCACCGAGGCGGCCAACGACAACCGCACGCCCGACGAAGGGCTGAGCTACGTCACCTTCGAAAAGCAGCGATTCACGTTGCGCGACGCCGTGGCCGAGAAGGGATCGCGGCTGGTCGGCAAGACGATGTTCGATAAGTACAAGCGGTGGCCGGTGTACTCGAAGTTCTTCGACAACATGGGGCCCATCCCGCACCACATGCATCAGAAGTTCGAGCATGCGGCACTGACCGGCCAGGAAGGTAAGCCCGAGAGCTACTACTTCCCGCCGCAACTGAACAACGTCGACAACAACTTTGCCTATACGTTCATGGGGCTCGAGCCGGGCACGACGCGCGAGCAACTGCGCCGCTGCCTGGAGAACTGGTCGAAGGGGGATAACGGCATCCTCGACCTGTCGCGGGCCTTCCGCTTGAAGCGCGGTACCGGCTGGCTCATTCCGCCCGGCGTGCTGCACGCTCCGGGCTCGCTGTGCACTTACGAGCCGCAATGGGGCTCGGACGTGTTCGGCATGTTCCAGTCGTTGGTCGAAGGACGCGAGGTTCCCTGGGCCTTGCTCGTCAAGGATGTGCCCAAGGACAAGCACCAGGACCTCGATTTCATCATCGACCAGCTCGATTGGGAAAAGAACGTCGACACGCACTTCAAGGAAAACAACTATCTCGAGCCGATCGTCGACAAGGCGCGCAGCGGATCGGGCTACACCGATCGCTGGATCGTGTACGGCACGGTCGACGGCGCGCAACTGTTCAGCGCCAAGGAATTGACCCTCGAGCCGGGGGCGAAGTGCAAGATTCAAGACCCCGGCGCCAGCGGCTGGATCACGGTGCAAGGGCGCGGGCGGATGGGCAAGCTGGCGCTGCAGACGCCGGCCATGATTCATTTCGGCCAGCACACCGAGGATGAAGTGTTCATCACGCACGAAGCGGCCACGGCCGGCGTCGAAATCGAGAACACCGGGAGCGAACCGCTGGTGGGCCTGCGCTATTTTGGCCCTGATACGCACGCCAACCTGCCGAAGATGGGCGATTACAAACGCTGAACGCATTTTGCATTCGGTATTCTGTAGCCAGCCTTTTTGAGGCCGGGATGTGCAGGTAAGGCGTCGGGGGTCACAGACCCCGGCTACAGAGTTGAAACAAGTTTTCCATGGAGAAGCGGGTGCCACTGGTGGCTTGCCCACCAGTGCGACCTTTGCGGTTAGATATTACGACAACACGCTCGCGAGAACGCACGCATGAGCCCTACGCATAGCAATCAATCTCCGAAGCTGCACAACGCGGCCTGGCCGGGCGTCGTCGGCAAAGGACCCGATTCCGAGCCGCCGATCGAACTGGACACGAT includes:
- a CDS encoding aldose 1-epimerase family protein, giving the protein MSQSWLLTDVDQRVFVPELERGPADFTGELVRGLRVKKYVLRGGLGDGVDVIEVENGAVRLVLLPTRGMGIHKVFCGDVELGWQSPVRGPVHPTFVNLFEGSGIGWLAGFDEWLCRCGLESNGGPEWNEAGRLVHPLHGRIANTPAHRVEISVDGQTGEISVSGIVDESRLFGRKLRLTSTVRLRGGEPSFSIHDEVTNLSSEPTDFELLYHINFGLPFLQPGATLVAPAVNVVPQTSHSATDVARWNTYGPGEAGLGEFVHFFTLAADAEGRTNVLLKAADDRAAALHFNTRQLPCFTQWKLQQPGSDGYVTGLEPGTNYPNVRSFEEQQGRVPTLQPGASQSFDLAFDVLTTQEAVAAHAAAIEKLAGGKPPRVFERPQPGWSPA
- a CDS encoding cupin domain-containing protein, which produces MSLLRTPLVWTGTIAAFVLIVATSLALSHEDEDAKVTPPGSGSAIAKVFEQMLPQGDFRKVNVITVNYAAGGASPKHRHDVAVFAYVLEGMVESQLQGEELKTFKQGDMWYEPPGTIHVVSRNASKSKPARLLVFLVQEEGKAATTLVK